From a single Vibrio toranzoniae genomic region:
- the glnK gene encoding P-II family nitrogen regulator, which produces MKIINAIVKPFKLDDVREALSDVGIEGMTVSEVKGFGRQKGHTELYRGAEYQVDFLPKVKIEIATQAENVDRVVEAISQAAHTGKIGDGKIFVYDLSQAVRIRTGEMDAEAL; this is translated from the coding sequence ATGAAAATAATAAATGCCATTGTTAAGCCATTCAAATTAGACGATGTACGTGAAGCACTCTCTGATGTGGGCATTGAAGGTATGACGGTTTCTGAAGTGAAAGGTTTCGGTCGTCAGAAGGGACACACTGAATTGTATCGTGGTGCGGAATACCAAGTTGATTTTCTACCGAAGGTAAAGATAGAGATTGCAACCCAAGCAGAGAATGTTGACCGAGTTGTTGAAGCGATTAGCCAAGCGGCACACACCGGGAAAATAGGTGATGGCAAAATCTTTGTGTATGACCTAAGCCAAGCCGTACGAATTCGTACTGGTGAAATGGATGCTGAAGCACTTTAA
- a CDS encoding YacL family protein encodes MEFEFVRNTLMGEYYVKCSMGHEIVGRWLQEEIGKDKQKLDHVMALIDRSRQDLSNEVTLLGKEISLAINEDEVTIQENVLGHEQEMEEGSEFDFYNCESQASCGIDDFELLIDRWMDFLGY; translated from the coding sequence ATGGAATTCGAATTTGTTAGAAACACTCTAATGGGTGAATACTATGTGAAATGCAGCATGGGCCATGAGATTGTTGGCCGTTGGCTTCAAGAAGAGATCGGTAAAGATAAGCAGAAATTAGATCATGTGATGGCGCTTATTGATCGCTCCCGACAGGATCTGAGTAATGAGGTGACGCTACTCGGTAAAGAGATCAGCCTAGCGATCAATGAAGATGAAGTCACGATTCAAGAAAACGTACTCGGCCACGAGCAAGAGATGGAAGAAGGCAGTGAGTTTGATTTCTATAACTGTGAAAGCCAGGCAAGCTGTGGAATCGATGATTTCGAGCTACTCATTGATCGTTGGATGGATTTCTTGGGTTACTAG
- the acnB gene encoding bifunctional aconitate hydratase 2/2-methylisocitrate dehydratase has protein sequence MLEAYRKHVAERAAEGVVPKPLDAEQVAGLVELLKNPPQGEEEIILDLLENRIPPGVDEAAYVKAGFLTAITKGEVASPLVSKEKAAELLGTMQGGYNIESLVSLLDDAELAPIAVKALSHTLLMFDAFYDVEEKAKAGNAAAQQVLQSWADAEWFTAKDKVAEKITVKVFKVTGETNTDDLSPAPDAWSRPDIPVHAKAMLKMEREGITPDDQGNVGPITQIEELQKDGIPLAYVGDVVGTGSSRKSATNSVLWFMGEDIPFVPNKRTGGVCLGGKIAPIFYNTMEDSGALPIELNVQDMNMGDIIDIYPYEGVVHKNGSVISNFELSKVLLDEVRAGGRIPLIIGRGLTGRARDSLGLAETDLFAKPIDPSASDKGYTLAQKMVGKACGVEGVRAGQYCEPKMTTVGSQDTTGPMTRDELKDLACLGFSADLVMQSFCHTSAYPKPVDVNTHHTLPDFIMNRAGVSLRPGDGVIHSWLNRMLLPDTVGTGGDSHTRFPLGISFPAGSGLVAFAAATGVMPLDMPESILVRFKGEMQPGITLRDLVHAIPLYGIKQGLLTVEKAGKINEFSGRVLEIEGVEHLSVEQAFELSDASAERSAAGCTVKLSEESISEYLNSNIVMLKWMIAEGYGDVRTIERRITAMEEWLANPELLSADSDAEYAHVIEIDLADIDQPILCAPNDPDDARLLSDVQGTEIQEVFIGSCMTNIGHFRAAGKMLEEFNGSLNTRLWVAPPTKMDKDQLTEEGYYGIFGRAGVRIETPGCSLCMGNQARVADKSTVMSTSTRNFPNRLGNGANVYLASAELSAVGAILGRIPTKEEYLEYAEKVNATAADTYRYLNFHKMGQYTEKADTVIFQEPA, from the coding sequence GTGCTTGAAGCCTACCGTAAACACGTCGCAGAGCGTGCTGCCGAAGGAGTTGTTCCAAAACCACTAGATGCTGAGCAGGTAGCTGGCCTAGTTGAACTTCTGAAGAATCCACCTCAAGGTGAAGAAGAAATCATTCTTGACCTACTAGAAAACCGCATTCCACCAGGCGTTGATGAAGCTGCTTATGTAAAAGCTGGTTTCCTTACGGCTATCACAAAAGGTGAAGTAGCTTCTCCACTAGTAAGTAAAGAAAAAGCGGCTGAGCTGCTTGGCACTATGCAAGGCGGTTACAACATCGAGTCTCTAGTATCCCTACTTGATGATGCTGAGCTAGCTCCAATCGCTGTTAAAGCACTGTCTCATACTCTACTGATGTTTGATGCGTTCTACGACGTAGAAGAGAAAGCAAAAGCTGGCAATGCTGCTGCACAACAAGTACTTCAATCTTGGGCTGATGCTGAATGGTTTACAGCGAAAGATAAAGTAGCAGAAAAAATCACCGTTAAAGTATTTAAAGTCACTGGTGAAACGAACACCGATGACCTATCTCCTGCGCCAGATGCATGGTCACGTCCTGATATCCCAGTACACGCAAAGGCGATGCTGAAGATGGAGCGTGAAGGCATTACTCCTGACGATCAGGGTAACGTTGGTCCAATTACTCAAATTGAAGAACTACAAAAAGATGGCATTCCACTGGCTTACGTTGGTGATGTTGTGGGTACCGGTTCTTCGCGTAAATCAGCGACAAACTCCGTGCTCTGGTTCATGGGTGAAGATATCCCATTTGTACCAAACAAGCGCACTGGTGGTGTTTGTCTAGGTGGTAAAATTGCTCCAATCTTCTACAACACAATGGAAGATTCAGGCGCACTACCTATTGAACTGAACGTACAAGACATGAACATGGGCGATATTATTGATATCTACCCGTACGAAGGTGTTGTTCACAAAAACGGTTCTGTGATTTCAAACTTCGAACTCAGCAAAGTGCTTCTAGATGAAGTTCGTGCTGGTGGTCGTATTCCACTGATCATCGGTCGTGGCCTTACAGGTCGAGCTCGTGATTCTCTTGGCTTAGCTGAAACCGATTTGTTTGCTAAACCAATTGATCCTTCTGCTTCTGATAAAGGCTACACGCTTGCTCAGAAGATGGTAGGTAAAGCATGTGGTGTTGAAGGCGTTCGCGCTGGTCAGTACTGTGAGCCTAAGATGACAACCGTAGGTTCTCAAGATACAACGGGCCCTATGACGCGTGATGAGCTTAAAGATCTTGCATGTCTTGGCTTCTCTGCTGATTTGGTTATGCAGTCTTTCTGTCACACGTCGGCATACCCGAAACCTGTTGATGTTAACACTCACCATACGCTGCCTGATTTCATCATGAACCGTGCGGGTGTTTCACTACGTCCGGGTGATGGTGTTATCCACTCATGGCTAAACCGCATGTTGCTTCCTGATACTGTTGGTACCGGTGGTGACTCGCATACTCGTTTCCCACTAGGTATTTCGTTCCCTGCGGGTTCTGGTCTAGTCGCATTCGCGGCGGCAACCGGTGTTATGCCGCTTGATATGCCTGAATCTATCTTGGTTCGTTTTAAAGGTGAAATGCAGCCAGGTATCACGCTACGTGACCTAGTACACGCAATTCCTCTATACGGTATCAAGCAAGGTCTACTGACTGTAGAGAAAGCTGGTAAGATCAACGAATTCTCTGGTCGCGTACTAGAAATTGAAGGTGTTGAGCACCTATCTGTTGAGCAAGCATTCGAACTGTCTGATGCATCTGCTGAGCGTTCTGCTGCAGGTTGTACGGTTAAGCTTTCTGAAGAGTCTATCTCTGAGTACTTGAACTCGAACATCGTGATGCTTAAGTGGATGATCGCTGAAGGCTACGGTGACGTGCGTACTATTGAGCGCCGTATTACGGCAATGGAAGAGTGGCTAGCAAACCCTGAGTTGTTGTCTGCTGATTCAGATGCTGAATACGCTCATGTTATTGAAATTGATCTTGCTGACATCGACCAACCAATCCTATGTGCACCAAACGATCCAGATGATGCTCGTCTTCTTTCTGACGTTCAAGGTACTGAGATTCAAGAAGTGTTCATCGGTTCTTGTATGACAAACATCGGTCACTTCCGTGCAGCAGGTAAGATGCTTGAAGAGTTTAACGGCTCACTAAATACGCGTCTATGGGTGGCTCCGCCAACGAAGATGGATAAAGACCAGCTGACAGAAGAGGGTTACTACGGCATCTTTGGCCGTGCTGGGGTTCGTATTGAAACTCCGGGTTGTTCTCTATGTATGGGTAACCAAGCTCGTGTCGCAGACAAGTCGACGGTAATGTCTACGTCTACTCGTAACTTCCCGAACCGTTTGGGTAATGGTGCGAACGTTTATCTAGCGTCTGCTGAGCTTTCAGCTGTTGGCGCGATTCTTGGCCGCATCCCGACCAAAGAAGAGTACTTAGAGTATGCAGAGAAGGTTAATGCAACGGCTGCTGACACATACCGTTACCTGAATTTCCATAAAATGGGTCAGTACACGGAAAAAGCGGATACAGTTATCTTCCAAGAGCCAGCTTAG
- a CDS encoding patatin-like phospholipase family protein has translation MISRWLVSGLGIVGTVFSFQLFAYTAVKVDESQQTEQVSKRPTVAVVLAGGGAKGAAHIGVLKALEEMRIPVDYITGTSMGSYVGGLYATGMSADEIESFIYTVDWNRGYRDRVNRSDRRVRDKEYEDRYQLNTDLGLGWGEVKASKGVVQGQNMLRILRETTGNLAPIDSFDHLAIPYRSVATDIIALEEVVIDHGYLVDAMMASMSVPGALPPYEVEGRMLVDGGVTNNMPVDVARAMGADIVIAVDISTNYKGMEDYTNFLAAADQLSNYLVRRSTQDQAATLTEGDVFLRPDVGQMETTEFDKMPTAYHAGYEEAKQYTDQLSKLSLSYADYQHYIDDKQKARRQLKHGDKTVVDKVVINNNTHYSDKLIGNRLNLDSGEVLKTSEIESKVQDLYALDRFELVTYEFETVDGEEQLQVDVNEKSWGPNYLNFRFFLEDDFSTESQYSIGISANFTDINQHGAELRTNVEMGTDKRIEAELFSPFFSSQKLFTSASVVYSKENRNLPADIDDIEEPTLDVTKDYLPMTYSEYIGELALGYQPTLWQELKFGLRYTYGDVEVSSLPSLGSGGFKRLGGFMGYRLDTLDNFSLPTKGYFVDLEYLVSHDDFENDSSLGDSDLTSNSDTVYEFSANFMAAQSIEKHTLVAKLDFGMVESKNSVFPIDPKELGGFLNLSGIPRNSLIGQNLAYSSLTYRYKWFENDFGLFESPFYIGASIEHGGVWSNNELSIDEAPMFTAGSVFAGVDSPIGPIILAYGRTEDNYDSVYLIIGTSYK, from the coding sequence ATGATTTCTCGTTGGCTAGTGAGTGGGTTAGGCATTGTCGGTACTGTGTTCAGTTTTCAGCTGTTTGCATATACAGCGGTGAAGGTTGATGAGTCTCAGCAGACTGAGCAAGTGAGTAAAAGGCCAACGGTTGCTGTTGTGCTTGCTGGTGGAGGAGCCAAAGGTGCAGCTCATATTGGGGTACTTAAAGCCTTAGAAGAGATGCGAATTCCGGTGGATTATATTACCGGCACCAGCATGGGCTCTTACGTTGGTGGATTGTATGCGACAGGAATGAGTGCCGACGAGATTGAAAGTTTTATTTATACGGTAGATTGGAATCGTGGTTACCGAGATCGTGTTAACCGTAGTGATCGCCGAGTACGTGATAAAGAATATGAAGACCGCTATCAGCTAAACACCGACCTAGGATTAGGTTGGGGAGAAGTCAAAGCGAGTAAAGGTGTGGTACAAGGGCAGAATATGCTGCGTATTCTACGTGAGACTACGGGTAACTTAGCCCCGATAGACTCTTTTGATCACCTTGCTATCCCTTATCGTTCAGTCGCAACGGACATTATCGCTCTTGAAGAAGTGGTCATCGACCATGGTTATCTTGTTGATGCCATGATGGCAAGTATGTCGGTGCCCGGAGCGCTTCCACCTTATGAAGTCGAGGGGCGAATGCTCGTTGATGGCGGCGTGACCAATAATATGCCTGTTGACGTTGCAAGAGCGATGGGCGCTGACATCGTTATCGCCGTTGATATTAGTACTAACTATAAAGGTATGGAAGACTACACCAATTTTCTAGCGGCCGCCGATCAACTCTCTAATTACCTTGTTCGCCGTAGTACTCAAGATCAAGCCGCTACGTTAACGGAGGGCGATGTGTTCTTGCGCCCCGATGTTGGACAAATGGAAACGACAGAGTTCGATAAAATGCCGACGGCTTACCATGCCGGATACGAGGAAGCTAAGCAGTATACCGATCAGCTTTCCAAGTTGTCGCTCTCCTATGCGGACTACCAACACTATATTGATGATAAACAGAAGGCTCGTAGACAGCTTAAACACGGTGACAAAACTGTGGTCGACAAAGTGGTTATCAATAACAACACCCATTACTCAGATAAGCTGATTGGAAACCGTTTAAACCTCGATTCTGGTGAGGTTCTTAAAACCAGTGAAATCGAATCTAAAGTACAAGATCTCTATGCATTAGATAGGTTTGAGTTGGTCACTTATGAATTTGAGACTGTTGATGGCGAAGAGCAGCTACAAGTGGATGTTAATGAAAAGTCTTGGGGCCCAAACTACCTCAATTTTCGATTCTTTCTTGAAGATGACTTCTCTACAGAAAGCCAATACTCGATTGGTATCTCTGCCAACTTTACCGATATTAATCAACATGGTGCTGAGTTGAGAACCAACGTCGAGATGGGGACTGATAAGAGAATTGAAGCCGAGCTTTTCTCGCCATTCTTTTCGAGTCAAAAATTGTTCACTTCAGCATCGGTTGTTTATAGCAAAGAGAACCGAAATCTACCGGCAGATATTGACGATATTGAAGAACCGACACTGGACGTAACGAAAGATTATCTCCCAATGACGTATAGTGAATATATCGGTGAACTGGCATTAGGCTATCAACCTACCTTGTGGCAAGAACTGAAATTTGGTCTTCGTTATACTTATGGGGATGTTGAGGTATCTTCGTTACCTTCACTGGGCAGCGGTGGCTTCAAGCGTCTTGGTGGATTTATGGGTTACCGACTGGATACTTTGGATAACTTCAGCTTGCCGACCAAGGGTTACTTTGTCGATTTAGAGTACCTTGTCTCTCATGATGACTTTGAAAATGACAGTTCGCTTGGGGATTCTGATTTAACATCGAATAGTGATACTGTTTATGAGTTTTCAGCAAACTTCATGGCTGCACAAAGTATTGAGAAGCATACTTTAGTCGCAAAGCTGGATTTTGGTATGGTCGAAAGCAAAAACTCTGTTTTTCCCATTGATCCGAAAGAGCTTGGTGGATTCCTGAATTTATCCGGTATCCCAAGAAACAGCCTAATAGGCCAGAACTTAGCGTATAGCAGCTTAACTTATCGATACAAGTGGTTTGAAAACGACTTTGGTTTGTTTGAGTCTCCATTCTATATAGGTGCATCGATAGAACATGGTGGAGTATGGTCTAACAATGAGCTGAGCATTGATGAAGCGCCAATGTTCACGGCTGGTTCAGTTTTTGCTGGAGTAGACTCCCCAATAGGGCCCATTATTCTGGCTTATGGACGAACCGAAGATAACTACGACTCGGTCTACTTAATTATTGGCACGTCTTACAAATAA
- the mrcB gene encoding penicillin-binding protein 1B → MMTKMLTPKKAPPKKAPAKKSPATKAKPRKPRAAAKKTKPRAKKLGNRGWLKILWGIAWKAGLALAALLLFVGIYLDSVVKQRFEGQLFDLPTVVYARVLDLSPGTAVSLTQVKNELDVLNYRKVNSPRHPGEYSSSSTKIEMIRRPFEFVDGPEADRHVMLHFNGNELTRIQSLERKGDMGYLRVEPKMLGMLEKSNDEQRLFLKRNQFPEVMVDALLVTEDRNFYQHDGVSPLAIARAMVVNVKAGRTVQGGSTLTQQLAKNLFLSSERTLWRKVREAYIALILDHRYSKDRILEAYLNEVYLGQNGGQAIHGFGLASRLYFGQPIQELRIDQLALLVGMVKGPSYYNPVRYPERVKARRDLVLRLLMQQDILTPKQYEEAASRDLDIQDNPRIASRQPAYFQQVNIELKKYVGERFEAKKGIRVFTSLDPVSQDQLEKSIARKVPELSKTGGNQLEAAAIAVDRNTGEIRAMVGGKRTGYDGFNRALNASRPIGSLVKPAIYLTALEQPQKYTLATTLMDTPLSLKGSKGSVWSPRNFDRKFRGEVPLYVALSKSYNVPTVRLGMQLGIDSVSDTIGKLGVDKKEIRPVPSMFLGAFSLTPFQVAQMYQTITNSGRIAPLSALRSVVDNDGEVLYQSIPRVSQSVDQQAAWLTTYAMKRGVSEGTGRFLQGQFSWAGLAGKTGTSNDSRDSWFVGVDGREVTTIWLGRDDNKPTKLTGSSGALRVYADYLKQRTPEQLLLPWPTGISTARFTRASDGALEFNCDGAVKLPVWDESGSIKKGCESQPKQWLKKLFQW, encoded by the coding sequence ATGATGACCAAAATGTTAACGCCAAAAAAGGCACCACCTAAAAAAGCGCCAGCAAAGAAGTCACCAGCGACCAAAGCCAAGCCTCGAAAACCGAGAGCTGCCGCGAAGAAGACCAAGCCAAGAGCCAAAAAATTGGGCAACCGAGGTTGGTTGAAAATCTTGTGGGGGATTGCTTGGAAAGCGGGTTTAGCCTTGGCTGCGCTATTGTTGTTTGTTGGTATCTACCTAGACTCTGTAGTCAAACAGCGATTTGAAGGTCAATTGTTTGATTTGCCAACCGTGGTTTATGCACGTGTGTTGGATCTGTCTCCGGGTACTGCGGTGAGTTTGACACAGGTTAAGAATGAACTGGATGTACTGAATTACCGTAAGGTGAACTCTCCTCGTCATCCGGGCGAGTACTCTTCCTCTTCAACCAAGATAGAGATGATTCGTCGTCCGTTTGAGTTTGTCGATGGGCCAGAAGCCGATCGTCATGTGATGCTGCACTTCAATGGCAACGAATTAACTCGAATCCAGTCGCTAGAGAGGAAAGGCGACATGGGTTACCTGCGTGTAGAGCCGAAAATGCTTGGCATGCTTGAAAAAAGTAACGATGAGCAGCGTTTGTTCTTAAAACGTAATCAATTCCCTGAAGTAATGGTTGATGCACTATTGGTAACCGAAGACCGAAACTTCTATCAACACGATGGAGTGTCCCCATTAGCGATAGCTCGTGCGATGGTGGTTAACGTTAAAGCGGGGCGCACGGTACAAGGTGGCAGTACGCTGACTCAACAGTTAGCGAAGAACCTGTTCCTATCTAGTGAGCGCACATTGTGGCGTAAGGTTCGTGAAGCCTACATTGCTCTGATCTTGGATCATCGTTATAGCAAAGACCGAATCTTAGAGGCTTACTTGAACGAGGTTTACTTAGGCCAAAATGGCGGTCAAGCCATTCATGGCTTCGGTTTGGCTTCGCGCTTGTATTTCGGTCAACCTATTCAAGAGCTTCGTATTGACCAATTAGCGTTGCTTGTCGGAATGGTGAAAGGACCATCGTATTATAACCCCGTTCGTTACCCTGAGCGTGTCAAAGCTCGTCGTGATTTGGTACTTCGTTTACTAATGCAACAAGACATACTGACACCGAAACAGTATGAAGAAGCCGCGAGTCGCGATCTGGATATTCAAGACAACCCGCGTATTGCGAGCCGTCAGCCTGCGTATTTTCAACAGGTCAACATTGAACTGAAAAAGTATGTGGGTGAGCGATTTGAAGCCAAGAAAGGGATACGAGTTTTTACCTCTCTGGACCCGGTTTCTCAAGACCAATTAGAAAAATCCATAGCACGTAAGGTGCCTGAGTTATCCAAAACCGGAGGTAATCAGCTTGAAGCCGCGGCGATTGCTGTCGATAGGAATACCGGTGAAATCCGTGCGATGGTAGGGGGGAAGCGTACTGGCTACGATGGCTTCAACCGTGCTCTGAATGCGAGCCGCCCTATTGGTTCACTGGTGAAGCCTGCAATTTATCTGACAGCATTGGAACAGCCACAAAAGTACACGCTTGCGACGACTTTGATGGATACTCCACTCAGTTTGAAAGGCAGTAAAGGCAGCGTCTGGAGCCCGAGAAACTTCGATCGTAAGTTCCGCGGTGAAGTGCCTTTGTATGTGGCACTTTCGAAGTCTTATAACGTGCCAACGGTTCGATTGGGGATGCAGCTAGGCATTGATAGTGTCTCAGATACGATTGGAAAGTTGGGCGTCGATAAAAAAGAGATTCGTCCAGTACCATCGATGTTCTTAGGTGCGTTCTCATTGACACCGTTTCAGGTAGCACAGATGTACCAGACGATCACTAACTCTGGGCGTATCGCGCCGTTATCGGCACTTCGTTCAGTGGTTGATAATGACGGTGAGGTTTTATATCAATCGATTCCTCGCGTATCGCAAAGTGTTGATCAGCAAGCGGCTTGGCTAACGACTTATGCGATGAAACGTGGTGTGTCGGAAGGGACTGGTCGCTTCCTACAAGGTCAGTTTTCATGGGCTGGTTTAGCCGGTAAAACGGGTACTAGTAACGACAGCCGAGACAGTTGGTTTGTTGGGGTTGATGGCCGTGAGGTAACGACGATATGGCTAGGGCGCGATGACAATAAACCGACCAAATTAACGGGTTCTAGCGGTGCATTGCGTGTTTATGCTGATTACCTAAAGCAGAGAACGCCAGAACAACTATTACTGCCTTGGCCTACTGGAATCTCTACGGCACGCTTCACTCGCGCTTCTGACGGTGCTTTAGAGTTTAACTGTGACGGTGCAGTTAAGTTACCCGTTTGGGATGAGAGTGGCAGTATTAAGAAGGGTTGTGAAAGTCAGCCAAAACAGTGGCTAAAAAAGCTTTTTCAGTGGTAA
- the hrpB gene encoding ATP-dependent helicase HrpB, whose translation MPDLLAGVETHTQLILKAAPGAGKSTFFPLQLVKTNAVQGKIIMLEPRRLAARNIATYLASQLGEKVGESIGFRVRGESKTSSATRLEIVTEGIMTRMIQTDPELSGIDMVIFDEFHERSIHADTALAFSLEIQEALRDDLKVVVMSATLNQQALQSLLPNAKYVESQGRTFPVEFRYQPLNTNEYLAPKMASVIRSLMEKESGSLLAFLPGVSAIKQVESQLEKLSNDIDVCPLYGQLSFPQQQKAIAPSEKGRRKVVLATNIAETSLTIEGIRLVVDSGLERVAKFDLKTGITKLDQVKISQSSAEQRAGRAGRIEEGLCVRLYSETQLMHQPAVPEPEILHSDLSSLVAELTQWGAATADELQWLDAPPQASVEQAKQLLQSLEVLGCNGQFTALGKQAQRLGLEPRIASMLIKAQQGSQALLNAAIVAAALLEEPERNVTDIQHSLHRLKQRKHSKNNVVMQRAKSLASKLNHHVDLSQLDESLLPLVLCFAFPDRIAQARSATGSAFLLANGHGAEVRDDDPLANNDYIVVIDLMRSTGRASQVFLATAVDIAQLEEAFPKLFVCSDYADWDEKRGRLVAEQRVSLGKLIISTKALPEPSANQASQALLNYIDRCGLDRLHWTPAAKQLVERVRCAQLWMPEHDWPAMDETSLITHLDTWLSPYLNGIKSAKGLSNVSIEQALSAYLGWPLNQEIDQWLPTHYVMPTGSKKAIRYQYQSEPVISVRMQEVFGEQDSPLIAQGRKKVVLELLSPAQRPLQITQDLAGFWAGAYKEVQKEMKGRYPKHPWPDDPANHVATTKTKRQLNR comes from the coding sequence ATGCCAGATCTGCTCGCAGGCGTAGAAACACACACTCAACTTATTCTAAAGGCCGCTCCCGGTGCAGGTAAATCAACATTTTTCCCCTTGCAACTGGTTAAGACCAATGCTGTTCAAGGCAAAATTATCATGCTTGAACCTAGGCGTTTGGCGGCTAGGAATATTGCCACTTACTTGGCGAGCCAACTAGGAGAGAAGGTAGGGGAGAGCATAGGTTTTAGAGTTCGTGGTGAATCTAAAACCAGCAGTGCAACTCGTTTGGAGATCGTTACCGAAGGGATCATGACAAGAATGATCCAAACCGACCCTGAATTGAGCGGGATCGATATGGTGATCTTCGATGAGTTCCACGAGCGCAGCATTCATGCGGATACTGCTCTCGCTTTTAGTTTAGAGATCCAAGAGGCGTTGCGTGACGATCTAAAAGTGGTGGTGATGTCGGCGACATTAAACCAACAAGCTTTGCAGTCTTTATTGCCCAATGCCAAATACGTTGAATCCCAAGGTCGTACTTTTCCGGTTGAGTTCCGTTATCAGCCTCTTAATACCAATGAGTACTTAGCCCCTAAAATGGCTAGCGTGATTCGCTCTTTGATGGAGAAGGAATCCGGTTCGTTGTTGGCATTCTTACCTGGGGTGTCTGCGATTAAGCAGGTGGAGTCTCAACTAGAAAAACTCTCTAACGATATCGATGTGTGTCCTTTGTACGGTCAACTCAGCTTTCCTCAACAACAGAAAGCGATCGCACCGTCTGAGAAAGGGCGTCGAAAAGTGGTGTTGGCCACCAATATAGCGGAAACCTCTCTGACCATTGAGGGCATTCGGTTAGTGGTGGATTCTGGTCTTGAGCGAGTCGCCAAGTTTGATTTGAAAACCGGCATCACCAAGCTTGATCAAGTGAAAATCTCGCAGTCTTCCGCTGAGCAGCGTGCAGGCCGTGCAGGGCGAATTGAAGAAGGTTTGTGTGTTCGCTTGTACAGTGAAACGCAGTTAATGCATCAACCCGCTGTACCTGAGCCTGAAATTCTCCATTCGGATCTCTCTTCGCTGGTGGCTGAGTTGACGCAATGGGGCGCTGCAACTGCAGACGAGTTGCAATGGCTAGATGCTCCGCCACAAGCTTCAGTGGAACAAGCCAAGCAACTGCTGCAAAGCCTTGAGGTATTAGGCTGTAATGGCCAATTTACGGCGCTAGGTAAACAAGCTCAGCGTTTAGGTCTTGAGCCTCGTATCGCCAGCATGCTGATAAAAGCGCAACAGGGCAGCCAAGCATTGCTGAATGCCGCGATTGTCGCCGCCGCTTTACTTGAAGAGCCTGAACGCAACGTCACCGATATTCAGCATTCGTTGCACCGGCTTAAGCAAAGAAAGCATTCGAAAAACAACGTAGTGATGCAGCGAGCGAAAAGCCTCGCCAGCAAACTCAATCATCACGTAGATTTGTCACAACTTGACGAATCATTGTTACCATTAGTGCTTTGTTTTGCATTTCCTGACCGAATAGCTCAGGCGAGAAGCGCGACTGGCAGTGCTTTCCTTCTTGCGAATGGTCATGGAGCTGAGGTTCGTGATGATGATCCATTGGCGAATAACGATTACATCGTGGTGATTGATTTGATGCGCAGCACAGGACGAGCCAGTCAGGTTTTCTTGGCAACCGCTGTCGATATTGCGCAGTTAGAAGAAGCGTTTCCCAAACTCTTCGTCTGTTCAGATTATGCGGATTGGGATGAGAAGCGTGGCCGCTTGGTTGCTGAGCAGCGAGTGTCTTTGGGCAAACTGATTATCAGCACCAAAGCCTTACCTGAGCCGAGTGCGAATCAGGCAAGCCAAGCGCTACTCAATTATATCGATCGGTGTGGTCTTGATCGTTTACATTGGACGCCCGCCGCGAAGCAGCTAGTTGAACGTGTACGCTGCGCTCAGCTTTGGATGCCGGAGCATGATTGGCCTGCAATGGATGAGACTAGTTTAATTACACATCTAGATACCTGGTTGTCGCCGTATTTGAATGGCATTAAGTCAGCAAAAGGGTTGTCGAATGTGTCGATTGAACAGGCACTGTCGGCGTACCTTGGTTGGCCGTTGAATCAAGAAATCGACCAATGGCTACCGACGCATTACGTGATGCCTACAGGCAGTAAAAAAGCGATTCGATACCAATATCAATCGGAGCCTGTGATCTCGGTGCGAATGCAAGAAGTCTTTGGTGAACAAGACTCACCCTTGATAGCGCAAGGTCGTAAAAAAGTCGTGCTTGAGTTACTTTCTCCTGCGCAGAGACCATTGCAAATCACTCAAGATTTAGCTGGCTTTTGGGCTGGCGCGTACAAAGAAGTACAAAAAGAGATGAAAGGCCGTTACCCAAAACATCCTTGGCCTGATGATCCTGCTAACCATGTAGCAACCACTAAAACCAAACGACAGTTGAACCGATGA